In the genome of Nocardioides sp. NBC_00368, the window GCGCCCTTGTCCACCAGGGTGCGGGTCAGCATCGCGGTGAGCGAGCCGAAGTCGACGTCGGTGCCGGCGTTGGTCCAGGTGGCCGCGACGGGCTCGTCGGCGAGCGACTTGGCCGAGCGGCCCTCGAGCAGCAGCGGTGCCCAGCCCCGGATGACCTCGGGGTCGGTGGAGAACTCCATCCCGGCGAAGAGCGGGTGCGCCGACAGCGCCTCGTGGCGCTTGCGGAGGTATTCGACGTTGTCCGCACCCCACACGAAGGACATGTGCGGGACGGTGTGGATGAACTTGTCGGGGTCCGGGATACGGCCGTTCTCGACCAGGAAGGACCACAGCTGCCGGGAGACCTGGAACTGCTCGTTGACGTTGACGGCCTTGGAGATGTCGACCGAGCCGTCGGCCTGCTGCGGGCTGTAGTTGAGCTCGCAGAGCGCGGAGTGGCCGGTGCCGGCGTTGTTCCACGGGCCGGAGGACTCCACGGCGAGCGAGTCGAGCCGTTCGATCATCTTGATGGACCAGCTGGGCTCCAGCTCCTGGAGGAGCACGCCCAGGGTGGCGCTCATGATGCCGCCGCCGATCAGCACTACGTCAAGAGGTTCGTCCACAGGTCTTTTGTCTCGCTTTTGAGGCCGCAATGGTTAATCGGGGTCCTTAGATCGGTCTAACTTGTGGGCAACTTCACTGCGGACCCGATCGGGTTTCGGTCCCGCCATTGTGGCTCACCGCACATGCCAAGGACAGATCAGGGTGGAGTTACGCTCGGCCGGTGCCACGCCTCTCTGACTCCCATCGCGCCTGGATCGACGAAGCCGTACGCCGCGTCGAGGCCGACGCGCAGCGCTCCGCCGATACCCATCTGCACGTCGTGCCGCTGCCGGGATGTCCGGGCATCGACCTCTACCTGAAGGACGAGTCCGTCCACCCCACCGGCTCGCTGAAGCACCGCCTGGCGCGGTCGCTGTTCCTGTACGCGGTCTGCAACGGCTGGCTGCACGAGGGCGCGACGGTCGTGGAGGCGTCCTCGGGGTCGACCGCGGTCTCCGAGGCCTACTTCTCCCGGCTCCTCGGCCTCCCGTTCGTCGCGGTGATGCCGCGCTCGACGTCGAAGGAGAAGGTGGCGCTGATCGAGTGGTACGGCGGCACCTGCCACTTCGTCGACCGCGCTCCCGACATGTATGCCGAGGCTGAGCGCCTCGCCCGCGAGTGCGGCGGCCACTACATGGATCAGTTCACCTACGCCGAGCGGGCCACCGACTGGCGCGGCAACAACAACATCGCCGAGTCGATCTTCGACCAGATGTCGCAGGAGCGGCACCCGGTGCCGACCTGGATCGTCGTCTCGGCGGGCACCGGCGGCA includes:
- a CDS encoding PLP-dependent cysteine synthase family protein, which encodes MPRLSDSHRAWIDEAVRRVEADAQRSADTHLHVVPLPGCPGIDLYLKDESVHPTGSLKHRLARSLFLYAVCNGWLHEGATVVEASSGSTAVSEAYFSRLLGLPFVAVMPRSTSKEKVALIEWYGGTCHFVDRAPDMYAEAERLARECGGHYMDQFTYAERATDWRGNNNIAESIFDQMSQERHPVPTWIVVSAGTGGTSATIGRYLHYRRHPTKLMVADPENSAFYGGWEMDTSDYATGMPSRIEGIGRPRVEPSFVGGVVDDMVQVPDAASIATMRWLSARMGRSVGPSTGTNVWASLGVVREMVAAGDEGSVVSLLCDSGERYRSSYYDDGWVSEKGIDLAPYASALADYERTGVLVDPS